One window of the Acaryochloris sp. CCMEE 5410 genome contains the following:
- a CDS encoding IS1 family transposase — translation MECPYCLSEKILKRGFDSLQDGTLVQRYQCKDCNRRFNERTGTPMARLRTASSVVSYAIKARTEGMGIRAAGRTFGKSHTTIMRWEKRLADQAQNWSPPAPAASDVTVEGDEVYTRVGKNLPPSQSQGWTIHFLERESRYWLTAQAGLKDAQLFANGVYSAWEWVKACDGIRWFTDGERRYGQELWKLANVYLNGEECHPDYGHRKVWREGLEVAMKVKGSQGNRRVEWVKAEHPFTAISLGSEVHANHNEAHNAALRRRCSAYRRRQNLYAKKRSGLQRVLDVQRLIHNWVRPHWGLSKQTTPAMEMGFCSRPLSTLELLTNKGFRYVPC, via the coding sequence ATGGAATGCCCATATTGTCTAAGCGAGAAGATCCTAAAGCGCGGCTTTGATAGCCTGCAAGATGGGACATTAGTCCAGCGATATCAGTGTAAGGATTGCAATCGGCGTTTCAACGAACGCACGGGTACCCCAATGGCTCGCTTACGCACCGCTAGTTCAGTAGTGAGCTATGCCATCAAAGCTCGCACCGAAGGGATGGGTATTCGTGCTGCAGGTCGAACTTTCGGTAAATCTCATACCACCATTATGCGTTGGGAAAAACGCCTAGCAGACCAAGCACAGAACTGGTCACCTCCCGCACCAGCAGCCTCTGATGTGACGGTAGAAGGGGATGAAGTTTACACGCGTGTAGGCAAAAATCTTCCCCCCAGCCAATCCCAGGGCTGGACCATCCATTTCCTTGAACGCGAAAGCCGCTATTGGTTGACAGCACAAGCTGGCCTCAAGGATGCACAACTTTTTGCAAATGGCGTTTACTCAGCTTGGGAGTGGGTCAAAGCCTGTGATGGGATTCGATGGTTTACCGATGGTGAGAGGCGTTATGGACAAGAACTTTGGAAGCTCGCCAATGTCTATCTCAATGGTGAGGAGTGTCATCCTGACTATGGGCATCGCAAGGTTTGGCGAGAGGGGTTAGAAGTCGCGATGAAAGTTAAAGGGTCTCAGGGGAATCGGCGAGTAGAGTGGGTGAAAGCAGAGCATCCCTTTACCGCTATCAGTCTAGGGTCTGAGGTCCATGCCAATCATAATGAGGCTCACAATGCTGCCTTGAGGAGACGATGTAGTGCTTATCGAAGACGGCAGAATCTCTACGCTAAGAAGCGGTCGGGGTTACAGCGAGTGCTAGATGTACAACGCCTGATTCATAACTGGGTTAGACCCCATTGGGGGCTCAGTAAGCAGACCACACCAGCAATGGAGATGGGATTTTGTTCTCGTCCGTTGAGCACACTAGAACTCCTCACCAATAAAGGGTTTAGGTATGTGCCCTGTTAG
- a CDS encoding MoxR family ATPase, with protein MTVSSLPMSGVSGQEIYRRLAKNIQTVVKGQKPAIRKLLAAFFSGGHVLLEDYPGTGKTTLAKALALSVDIEFKRIQFTPDLLPSDILGVSILNPKDQTFEFHQGPIFANLILADEINRASPRTQSALLEAMAESQVSIDGQQMKLHDPFFVIATQNPIDSQGTYPLPEAQMDRFSIQFGLGYISAEEEVEILSNQMQAHPIDQLQPCLSLEDVFTLKQAVKRITVSEDLKQYVVNIVNATRQAEEVQLGASPRGSIALMKIAQALALFDGTPALRPKHIQEAAVSVLAHRLVMDPQAKFAGKTAEQVVMDIMRRLPVPA; from the coding sequence ATGACAGTGTCGTCCTTGCCGATGTCCGGGGTTTCCGGCCAAGAGATCTATCGCCGCTTAGCCAAAAATATCCAAACCGTTGTCAAAGGACAAAAACCTGCCATTCGCAAGTTATTGGCAGCCTTTTTTAGTGGCGGCCATGTCCTGCTAGAGGACTATCCCGGTACAGGTAAGACCACCCTCGCTAAAGCCCTCGCCCTATCCGTCGATATTGAATTTAAGCGCATTCAATTTACCCCGGATCTACTGCCCTCAGATATTTTGGGCGTATCGATTCTCAATCCAAAAGACCAAACCTTTGAATTCCACCAGGGTCCTATTTTTGCCAATCTGATTCTGGCCGATGAGATTAATCGGGCTTCTCCCCGTACCCAGTCAGCCCTGCTAGAAGCAATGGCCGAGTCCCAGGTCAGCATTGATGGTCAGCAGATGAAACTGCATGATCCGTTCTTTGTGATTGCCACCCAAAACCCCATTGACTCCCAGGGCACCTACCCCTTACCGGAAGCCCAGATGGACCGGTTCTCCATCCAGTTTGGATTGGGATATATCTCCGCTGAAGAAGAGGTGGAAATTCTATCCAACCAAATGCAGGCTCACCCGATTGACCAGTTGCAGCCCTGCCTGTCTCTCGAAGATGTGTTTACCCTCAAGCAAGCGGTCAAGCGGATTACCGTTAGCGAAGACCTCAAGCAATACGTCGTCAATATCGTTAACGCCACCCGCCAAGCCGAGGAAGTCCAGCTGGGGGCCAGTCCCCGTGGTTCCATTGCCTTAATGAAAATTGCTCAAGCCTTAGCCCTGTTTGATGGCACCCCTGCCCTTCGCCCCAAGCATATTCAAGAGGCCGCGGTTTCCGTCTTGGCCCACCGCCTAGTCATGGATCCGCAAGCGAAATTTGCCGGTAAAACAGCGGAACAAGTGGTAATGGACATCATGAGGCGGCTTCCCGTTCCGGCATAA
- a CDS encoding MoxR family ATPase yields the protein MVVLDTQTDCSEGQTIYRHLAGNIQQVIKGQDAAIRKLLAAFFSGGHVLLEDYPGTGKTTLAKTLAYSVDIAFKRIQFTPDLLPSDILGVSILNPQDQTFQFHEGPIFANLILADEINRASPRTQSALLEAMAESQVTTDGQQRTLRDPFFVIATQNPVDFQGTYPLPEAQMDRFALQFSLGFVSPADEIKILTQQLEEHPIQRVQPCISLEEIFTLKQAVKQVRVSRELKRYIVDIVAATRQLPEVQLGASPRGSLTLMKVAQALALFDGYEYVTPDHIQEIARDVLAHRLVMSPQACFAEQTAQDCIDRILTSIPVPA from the coding sequence ATGGTGGTATTAGACACTCAAACCGATTGCTCCGAGGGGCAAACCATTTATCGTCACTTGGCAGGCAATATCCAGCAGGTGATTAAGGGGCAGGACGCGGCCATTCGCAAATTATTGGCGGCCTTTTTTAGTGGAGGCCATGTATTGCTGGAAGACTATCCCGGCACGGGCAAAACCACCCTTGCTAAGACTCTGGCCTATTCCGTTGATATCGCCTTTAAGCGGATTCAGTTTACCCCTGACTTGTTGCCCTCCGATATTTTGGGGGTTTCGATTCTCAATCCTCAAGATCAGACCTTCCAGTTTCATGAAGGTCCAATTTTTGCCAATCTGATTCTGGCGGATGAAATTAACCGGGCCTCTCCCCGCACCCAATCGGCCCTTCTAGAAGCGATGGCCGAGTCCCAAGTTACGACTGATGGTCAGCAACGAACGCTGCGCGATCCTTTTTTTGTGATTGCTACCCAAAATCCCGTGGACTTTCAGGGCACCTACCCCTTGCCCGAGGCCCAAATGGATCGGTTTGCCTTGCAGTTCAGCCTGGGTTTTGTATCTCCAGCCGATGAGATTAAAATCCTCACCCAGCAACTGGAAGAACATCCCATCCAGCGGGTGCAGCCCTGCATTTCCCTAGAAGAGATTTTTACCCTGAAGCAAGCGGTGAAGCAGGTACGGGTGAGTCGAGAACTCAAGCGCTATATCGTCGATATCGTCGCTGCAACTCGGCAGTTACCGGAGGTCCAACTGGGGGCCAGCCCTCGCGGATCCCTCACCTTAATGAAAGTGGCTCAAGCCTTAGCCCTATTCGATGGATATGAGTATGTCACCCCCGATCATATTCAAGAAATTGCCAGGGATGTCTTGGCCCATCGACTCGTGATGTCCCCTCAAGCCTGCTTTGCTGAGCAAACAGCTCAGGACTGTATTGACCGTATTCTGACCAGTATTCCGGTGCCTGCCTAA